A genome region from Pseudomonas sp. S06B 330 includes the following:
- the fahA gene encoding fumarylacetoacetase → MNQSAIARSWVEHANGHRDFPLQNLPLGIFSHNGQGKRCGVAIGDAILDLEGALAAGLFDGEARAAVEATRGGALNAFFALGRVARVALRERLLQLLGEHSEHQAALKPLLLTSAECQLHLPAQIGDYTDFYVGIEHAKNVGKLFRPDNPLLPNYKYVPIGYHGRASTIRPSGTDVRRPKGQTLPAGQSEPSFGPCARLDYELELGIWIGQGNEMGESIPVAEAAEHIAGFCLLNDWSARDIQAWEYQPLGPFLSKSFISTISPWVVTAEALEPFRCAQPARPEGDPQPLSYLLDKRDQAGGAFDIELEVLLLTERMREQNLPAHRLTLSNTLSMYWTVAQMVAHHSVNGCQLQAGDLFGSGTLSGAQPGQFGSLLEITQGGKEPVQLASGEVRKFLEDGDEIILRARCVRDGVASIGFGECRGKILPAH, encoded by the coding sequence ATGAATCAGTCCGCTATTGCCCGCAGTTGGGTCGAACACGCCAATGGGCATCGCGATTTTCCGTTGCAAAACCTGCCGCTGGGGATCTTCAGCCACAACGGTCAGGGCAAGCGTTGTGGCGTGGCCATTGGCGATGCAATTCTCGATCTGGAAGGCGCCTTGGCGGCCGGCCTGTTCGACGGTGAGGCCCGTGCCGCTGTCGAGGCGACCCGTGGTGGTGCCCTGAATGCGTTCTTCGCCCTCGGTCGTGTTGCCCGCGTAGCCTTGCGCGAGCGCTTGCTGCAACTGCTCGGCGAGCACAGCGAGCATCAGGCCGCGCTCAAACCGCTGCTGCTGACAAGTGCCGAGTGCCAACTGCACCTGCCGGCACAGATCGGCGATTACACCGACTTCTATGTGGGTATTGAGCATGCCAAGAATGTTGGCAAGCTGTTCCGCCCCGACAATCCGTTGCTGCCCAACTACAAATACGTGCCGATTGGCTACCACGGCCGCGCCTCTACCATTCGTCCGTCGGGCACTGATGTACGCCGCCCTAAAGGCCAAACCCTGCCAGCTGGTCAGAGCGAGCCAAGCTTCGGCCCCTGCGCGCGCCTGGACTACGAACTGGAGCTGGGGATCTGGATCGGCCAGGGCAATGAGATGGGTGAGTCGATCCCTGTCGCTGAAGCGGCCGAGCATATTGCTGGCTTCTGTCTGCTCAACGATTGGTCTGCCCGTGACATCCAGGCGTGGGAATACCAGCCCTTGGGTCCGTTCCTGTCCAAGAGCTTCATTTCGACCATTTCCCCTTGGGTGGTGACCGCCGAGGCGCTGGAGCCGTTCCGTTGCGCGCAACCTGCGCGTCCTGAAGGTGATCCGCAGCCGTTGTCATACCTGCTGGATAAGCGTGACCAGGCAGGTGGCGCCTTCGATATCGAGCTGGAGGTGCTACTGCTGACCGAACGCATGCGCGAGCAGAATCTGCCAGCCCATCGTCTGACGTTGAGCAATACTTTGAGTATGTACTGGACCGTCGCCCAGATGGTCGCCCACCACAGTGTCAACGGTTGCCAGCTGCAGGCGGGTGACCTGTTCGGTTCGGGCACGCTGTCGGGTGCCCAGCCTGGCCAGTTCGGCAGCCTGCTGGAAATCACCCAGGGCGGCAAAGAGCCTGTACAGCTGGCTTCGGGCGAGGTGCGCAAGTTCCTCGAAGACGGCGACGAGATTATTCTGCGCGCGCGTTGCGTCCGTGATGGCGTGGCCTCGATCGGTTTTGGCGAGTGCCGCGGCAAGATCCTGCCGGCGCACTAA
- a CDS encoding cytochrome o ubiquinol oxidase subunit III, with translation MSSHVINADTHAHGHDHGHDDHHHDSGQMTVFGFWLYLMTDCILFASLFATYAVLSGSFAGGPSGHDIFQLDFVAVETALLLFSSITFGFAMLQMFKGNKGGVLGWLAVTFLFGAGFIAMEIYEFHHLIAEGFGPQRSGFLSAFFALVGTHGLHVTAGLIWMAVMMYQINKHGITGTAKTRMSCLSLFWHFLDVVWICVFTVVYLLGVL, from the coding sequence ATGTCCAGTCATGTAATCAATGCAGACACTCATGCTCATGGTCACGACCATGGGCATGACGATCACCACCACGACTCGGGCCAGATGACCGTCTTCGGTTTCTGGCTGTACCTGATGACCGACTGCATCCTGTTTGCGTCGCTCTTCGCCACCTACGCGGTGCTGTCCGGCAGTTTTGCCGGCGGCCCGTCGGGTCACGACATTTTCCAGCTGGACTTTGTCGCGGTTGAAACCGCACTGCTGCTGTTCTCGAGTATCACCTTCGGCTTCGCCATGTTGCAGATGTTCAAGGGCAACAAGGGCGGCGTGCTGGGTTGGTTGGCTGTCACCTTCCTGTTCGGTGCCGGCTTTATCGCGATGGAAATCTATGAGTTCCATCACCTGATCGCCGAGGGCTTTGGCCCGCAGCGCAGTGGTTTCCTGTCGGCGTTCTTCGCGCTGGTCGGTACCCACGGTCTGCACGTGACTGCAGGTCTGATCTGGATGGCGGTCATGATGTACCAGATCAACAAGCACGGTATCACCGGTACCGCCAAGACCCGCATGAGCTGCCTGAGCCTGTTCTGGCACTTCCTGGACGTGGTCTGGATCTGCGTGTTCACCGTCGTGTATCTGCTGGGGGTTCTGTAA
- the cyoE gene encoding heme o synthase, translated as MSIKHFIQITKPGIIFGNVLSVAGGFFLAAQGHVDFMLFLATVIGTSLVVASGCVFNNCIDRDIDIKMERTKNRAMVQGQISLKVALAYATLLGVAGLGLLYVQANALAALFGLIGFIIYVGFYSLYLKRKSVHGTLVGSLSGAMPPVIGYCAVSNSFDLAALTLLVMFSLWQMPHSYAIAIFRFNDYLAASIPVLPVKRGILVAKKHILWYIVAFLVATLMLTLGGYAGMSYMAVAAAMGMYWLYMAWTGYKAVDDRLWARKLFVFSIFTITALSVMMSLDTKVPTELLLTYAH; from the coding sequence ATGTCCATTAAGCACTTTATCCAAATCACCAAACCGGGGATCATTTTCGGTAACGTGCTTTCTGTGGCAGGCGGTTTCTTCCTTGCCGCGCAAGGGCATGTCGACTTCATGCTGTTCCTGGCCACGGTGATTGGCACTTCGCTGGTGGTGGCGTCCGGTTGCGTGTTCAACAACTGCATCGACCGTGACATCGACATCAAGATGGAGCGCACCAAGAACCGTGCAATGGTTCAGGGCCAGATCTCGCTGAAAGTCGCCTTGGCCTACGCCACCCTGCTCGGGGTGGCCGGCCTTGGTCTGCTGTATGTGCAGGCCAATGCCCTGGCGGCGTTGTTCGGCTTGATCGGTTTCATCATCTACGTGGGTTTCTACAGCCTGTACCTGAAGCGTAAATCGGTGCACGGCACCCTGGTTGGCAGCCTGTCCGGTGCCATGCCTCCGGTGATCGGCTACTGCGCCGTGAGCAACAGCTTCGACCTGGCTGCCTTGACCCTGCTGGTGATGTTCAGCCTCTGGCAGATGCCGCATTCCTATGCCATTGCGATCTTCCGCTTCAATGACTACCTGGCGGCCTCGATTCCGGTATTGCCGGTCAAGCGTGGCATCCTGGTGGCCAAGAAGCACATCCTCTGGTACATCGTGGCGTTCCTGGTCGCGACCCTGATGTTGACCCTGGGTGGTTACGCAGGCATGAGTTACATGGCCGTGGCCGCGGCCATGGGCATGTACTGGCTGTACATGGCCTGGACCGGCTACAAGGCTGTCGATGATCGGTTGTGGGCACGCAAGCTGTTCGTGTTCTCGATCTTCACCATCACTGCCTTGAGCGTGATGATGTCGCTGGACACCAAAGTGCCGACTGAGCTGTTGCTGACCTACGCACATTGA
- the cyoD gene encoding cytochrome o ubiquinol oxidase subunit IV, giving the protein MANAHNSHAEGNHGSVKSYVIGFILSVILTAIPFGLVMFPSMPKDITIMVVVALAVIQVVVHLVYFLHMDRSAEQRSNVSTFLFTAMVIALLVGLSLWIMFSIHTSMMAK; this is encoded by the coding sequence ATGGCTAACGCACATAACAGCCACGCCGAGGGCAACCACGGTAGCGTCAAGTCGTATGTGATCGGCTTCATCCTGTCGGTGATCCTGACCGCGATTCCGTTCGGCCTGGTGATGTTCCCGAGCATGCCGAAGGACATCACCATCATGGTGGTGGTGGCCCTGGCGGTCATCCAGGTAGTGGTACACCTGGTGTATTTCCTGCACATGGACCGTTCCGCCGAGCAGCGCTCCAACGTGTCGACCTTCCTGTTTACAGCGATGGTCATTGCACTGTTGGTCGGCCTGTCGCTGTGGATCATGTTCAGCATCCACACCAGCATGATGGCGAAGTGA
- the cyoA gene encoding ubiquinol oxidase subunit II, with translation MSKKRYPRLFGILPFLGMLLLSGCNWTLLDPKGQVGIEQKNLILIATGLMLLVVIPVIFMTLAFAWKYRASNKAATYTPDWSHSTKIEVAVWTIPVLIIIALGYVTYKTTHELDPYRPLVSDVKPVQIDVVALDWKWLFIYPEQGIATVNKIVFPANTPVNFRVTSDSVMNSFFIPGLGGQIYAMAGMTTKLHLIANENGEFDGISANYSGAGFTGMKFKATATSQADFEAWVNEVKQSPKQLDAAEYAALAKTSENNPVALYSVASPEQFQSIVDKYEGMNRGRPVHEKEQSKEAAGTEGMDVSMHSAAGAEE, from the coding sequence ATGAGTAAAAAGCGTTACCCCAGACTGTTTGGCATTCTGCCCTTTTTAGGCATGCTTTTACTCAGTGGGTGCAACTGGACCCTGCTCGACCCGAAGGGCCAGGTCGGCATTGAGCAAAAGAACCTTATCCTGATCGCTACCGGCTTGATGTTGCTGGTGGTGATTCCTGTCATTTTCATGACCTTGGCGTTCGCCTGGAAGTATCGTGCTTCCAACAAGGCTGCGACCTACACCCCTGACTGGTCGCACTCGACCAAGATCGAAGTGGCGGTGTGGACCATCCCGGTTCTGATCATCATTGCCCTGGGCTATGTGACCTACAAGACCACCCACGAGCTGGACCCGTATCGTCCGCTGGTTTCCGACGTGAAGCCGGTACAGATCGACGTGGTCGCCCTGGACTGGAAATGGCTGTTCATCTACCCGGAACAAGGCATTGCCACGGTCAACAAGATCGTCTTCCCAGCTAATACGCCGGTCAACTTCCGCGTGACCTCCGACTCGGTGATGAACTCGTTCTTCATTCCAGGCCTGGGCGGTCAGATCTACGCGATGGCAGGTATGACCACCAAGTTGCACCTGATCGCCAACGAGAATGGTGAGTTCGACGGTATCTCGGCGAACTACAGCGGTGCAGGCTTCACCGGTATGAAGTTCAAGGCAACCGCCACCTCCCAGGCTGATTTCGAAGCATGGGTGAACGAAGTCAAGCAATCGCCGAAACAGCTGGATGCGGCTGAATACGCTGCATTGGCCAAAACAAGCGAAAACAATCCAGTCGCGCTGTACAGCGTGGCCTCGCCTGAGCAGTTCCAGTCCATCGTCGACAAGTACGAAGGCATGAACCGCGGTCGGCCGGTCCACGAAAAAGAGCAGAGCAAAGAAGCGGCCGGTACCGAAGGGATGGACGTGAGTATGCATTCAGCTGCTGGGGCAGAGGAGTAA
- a CDS encoding SirB1 family protein, whose amino-acid sequence MSPRQACLTCLERNPVALLEAALWVAAEHDNSVQPLLIMAQVRTLQQEVSAGLPMLPLSELAQPLLRRLNALGFQQDEYHPLRPQAALLDKVLERRRGQPLALALLTLELARGLSIPLEGVNFPGHFLLRVPGADHLLDPCGGRRLYPADCRELLGRQFGPQLQLSAEHLLAASPQQMLQRLSRNLRQLHTTHDDDLAALKDAERVLQLGPGTASDYLARATLYQHLECPQAERFDLEHALLLSDDPIQRLRLTERLGQLPPSRPSVH is encoded by the coding sequence ATGAGCCCACGCCAAGCTTGTCTCACCTGCCTGGAACGTAATCCAGTAGCTTTGCTGGAAGCGGCGCTATGGGTCGCGGCAGAGCACGACAACAGTGTCCAACCGCTACTGATCATGGCTCAAGTCAGGACCTTGCAGCAAGAGGTCAGCGCCGGTTTGCCGATGCTACCGCTCAGTGAGCTGGCCCAACCCCTGTTGCGCAGGCTCAATGCGCTGGGGTTCCAGCAGGATGAGTATCACCCGTTACGCCCCCAGGCGGCCCTGCTCGACAAGGTTCTGGAGCGTCGCCGTGGCCAACCGCTAGCCCTGGCCTTGCTGACCTTGGAACTGGCGCGAGGCTTGTCGATCCCGCTGGAAGGGGTGAACTTTCCCGGGCATTTCCTCCTGCGCGTGCCCGGCGCCGATCACCTGCTCGATCCGTGCGGTGGCCGCAGGCTCTACCCTGCCGATTGCCGCGAACTGCTCGGCCGCCAGTTTGGTCCGCAATTACAGCTCAGCGCCGAGCACCTGCTTGCCGCGAGCCCACAGCAAATGCTCCAACGCTTGTCCCGCAACTTGCGTCAGCTGCATACGACCCATGACGATGACCTGGCAGCACTCAAAGATGCCGAACGGGTGCTGCAACTGGGCCCCGGCACCGCCAGCGACTACCTGGCCCGGGCCACCCTGTACCAGCACCTTGAATGCCCCCAGGCCGAACGCTTCGACCTGGAGCATGCCTTGTTGCTCAGCGACGATCCCATCCAACGCCTGCGACTGACCGAGCGTCTCGGCCAACTGCCGCCCTCAAGGCCGTCTGTACATTAA
- the cyoB gene encoding cytochrome o ubiquinol oxidase subunit I, translating into MFGKLSLDAIPYHEPIVMVTLAMIALGGLALVGAITYFKKWTYLWSEWLTSVDHKKIGVMYIIVAMIMLLRGFADAIMMRTQLAMATGGSEGYLPPEHYDQIFTAHGVIMIIFMAMPFFTGLMNLALPLQIGARDVAFPFLNSLSFWLLVSGVVLVNVSLGVGEFAKTGWVAYPPLAGIQYSPGVGVDYYIWALQLSGLGTTLTGVNFLATVLKMRAPGMKLMDMPIFTWTCTWANVLIVASFPILTAALALLTVDRYLDFHIFTNELGGNPMMYVNLFWAWGHPEVYILILPAFGVFSEVTSTFAGKRLFGHKSMIYASGAIAVLGFAVWLHHFFTMGSGASVNTFFGLATMLISIPTGVKLFNWLFTIYQGRLRFTAPVLWTLGFMVTFSIGGMTGVLLAVPGADFVLHNSLFVIAHFHNVIIGGAVFGYIAGFAFWFPKAFGFTLNEKWGKAAFWFWISGFYVAFMPLYALGFMGMTRRLNHSDNPLWEPYLYVAVFGAVLILFGIACQLIQLYVSIRDRKDNMDVTGDPWGGRTLEWSTSSPPPFYNFATMPENVDLDAWHETKQAGKAYKVPAKYEAIHMPNNTSTGVFMGALLTVFGFAFIWHIWWLVAASLVGTIAVFVAHAARDDQGYMVPAEEVARIEGERMKALGLATGSPDGARVKSFERV; encoded by the coding sequence ATGTTCGGTAAACTAAGTCTGGATGCGATTCCGTATCACGAGCCGATAGTCATGGTGACACTCGCCATGATCGCGCTCGGCGGTCTCGCGTTGGTGGGTGCAATCACCTATTTCAAAAAGTGGACCTACCTGTGGTCCGAGTGGCTGACTTCGGTCGACCACAAGAAAATCGGGGTGATGTACATCATCGTCGCGATGATCATGCTGCTGCGCGGCTTTGCCGACGCCATCATGATGCGCACGCAGTTGGCCATGGCCACCGGCGGCTCCGAGGGCTACCTGCCTCCCGAACACTATGACCAGATCTTCACCGCTCACGGTGTGATCATGATCATCTTCATGGCAATGCCATTCTTCACCGGCCTGATGAACCTGGCCCTGCCTCTGCAGATCGGTGCGCGTGACGTTGCCTTCCCGTTCCTGAACTCCCTGAGCTTCTGGCTGCTGGTGTCCGGCGTAGTGCTGGTCAACGTCTCCCTGGGTGTCGGTGAATTCGCCAAGACCGGCTGGGTAGCTTATCCACCGCTGGCGGGTATCCAATACAGCCCTGGAGTCGGTGTTGACTACTACATCTGGGCGCTACAGCTATCCGGACTCGGTACGACGCTAACGGGTGTCAACTTCCTTGCCACCGTGCTGAAAATGCGCGCGCCTGGCATGAAGCTGATGGACATGCCGATCTTCACCTGGACCTGCACCTGGGCCAACGTACTGATCGTCGCTTCGTTCCCGATTCTGACCGCTGCACTCGCTCTGCTGACTGTTGACCGTTATCTGGATTTCCACATTTTCACCAACGAGCTTGGTGGGAACCCGATGATGTACGTCAACCTGTTCTGGGCGTGGGGTCACCCTGAGGTTTACATCCTGATCTTGCCGGCCTTCGGTGTGTTCTCGGAAGTCACCTCGACCTTCGCTGGTAAGCGTCTGTTCGGCCACAAGTCGATGATCTACGCTTCGGGCGCGATCGCGGTACTGGGCTTTGCGGTATGGCTGCACCACTTCTTCACCATGGGTTCGGGCGCCAGCGTCAACACCTTCTTCGGTCTGGCGACCATGCTGATCTCGATTCCGACCGGGGTGAAGCTGTTCAACTGGCTGTTCACGATCTACCAGGGCCGTCTGCGCTTCACGGCGCCGGTGTTGTGGACCCTGGGCTTCATGGTTACCTTCTCCATCGGTGGTATGACCGGCGTACTGCTGGCTGTTCCGGGTGCTGACTTCGTACTGCACAACAGCCTGTTCGTAATCGCCCACTTCCATAACGTGATCATCGGTGGTGCGGTATTCGGCTACATTGCCGGCTTCGCCTTCTGGTTCCCGAAAGCCTTCGGTTTCACCCTGAACGAGAAGTGGGGCAAAGCTGCCTTCTGGTTCTGGATCTCCGGTTTCTACGTGGCCTTCATGCCGCTGTATGCACTGGGCTTCATGGGTATGACCCGTCGTCTGAACCACTCCGACAACCCGCTGTGGGAACCCTACCTGTACGTAGCCGTGTTCGGCGCCGTGCTGATCCTGTTCGGTATCGCTTGCCAGCTGATCCAGCTGTACGTGTCGATTCGCGATCGCAAGGACAACATGGACGTGACCGGCGACCCATGGGGCGGCCGTACCCTGGAGTGGTCGACTTCGTCGCCACCGCCGTTCTACAACTTCGCCACCATGCCTGAGAACGTCGATCTGGATGCCTGGCACGAAACCAAGCAGGCCGGTAAGGCTTACAAGGTTCCAGCCAAGTACGAAGCGATTCACATGCCGAACAACACCTCCACTGGTGTGTTCATGGGTGCGTTGCTCACCGTATTCGGTTTCGCCTTCATCTGGCACATCTGGTGGTTGGTTGCTGCCAGCCTGGTCGGCACCATCGCTGTCTTTGTTGCCCACGCTGCGCGTGACGACCAGGGCTACATGGTTCCTGCCGAAGAAGTGGCGCGTATCGAAGGCGAGCGCATGAAGGCCCTGGGCCTGGCTACCGGTTCGCCGGATGGCGCACGTGTCAAATCGTTTGAACGGGTTTAA
- a CDS encoding Leu/Phe/Val dehydrogenase — translation MFALMQSTRTQSLHLCIDPATGLKAVVAIHSEHLGPAMGGCRYLAYPDDDSAMIDAIRLAQGMSYKAALAGLPLGGGKAVIIRNPHVENRAALFEAFGRFVDTLQGRFITAVDSGTSTLDMDCIAQTTQHVTSTTAAGDPSPHAAMGVFAGIRATSMARLGSDNLEGLRIAIQGLGNVGYALAEQLHAAGAELLVSDHDPGRVQLAIEQFNARPVANEMLISTPCDIFAPCGVGPVLNGQSVMQLRCAAVAGAANNQLTTLQVADQLESRGILYAPDYVINAGGLIYVALKHRGEDLGVITAHLARIPSRLTEVFAHAQAEKRSPARVAQMLAERLIYS, via the coding sequence ATGTTCGCGCTCATGCAAAGTACTCGCACGCAATCGCTGCACCTGTGCATCGACCCGGCAACCGGCTTGAAAGCGGTGGTCGCCATTCACAGCGAACACCTGGGCCCGGCCATGGGCGGCTGTCGATACCTGGCCTATCCAGACGACGACAGCGCCATGATCGACGCCATACGCCTGGCCCAGGGCATGAGCTACAAGGCGGCATTGGCGGGCTTGCCATTGGGCGGCGGCAAAGCGGTGATCATTCGCAACCCCCATGTGGAAAACCGCGCGGCATTGTTCGAAGCCTTTGGTCGCTTTGTCGACACCCTGCAAGGTCGCTTCATCACCGCTGTGGACAGCGGCACCTCGACCCTGGACATGGATTGCATTGCCCAGACCACTCAGCATGTCACCAGTACTACTGCCGCTGGTGATCCTTCGCCCCATGCAGCTATGGGGGTGTTCGCCGGCATTCGTGCCACGTCGATGGCGCGCCTTGGCAGCGACAACCTCGAAGGCTTGCGGATTGCGATACAGGGATTGGGCAATGTCGGTTACGCATTGGCCGAGCAACTGCATGCCGCTGGCGCCGAATTGCTGGTCAGCGACCATGATCCCGGCCGGGTACAACTGGCCATTGAGCAGTTCAATGCCCGGCCGGTTGCCAATGAGATGCTGATTAGCACGCCTTGCGACATCTTTGCCCCGTGCGGGGTAGGGCCGGTGCTCAATGGCCAGAGTGTGATGCAGCTACGCTGTGCGGCCGTGGCGGGGGCGGCCAATAATCAGCTGACCACCTTGCAGGTGGCCGATCAACTGGAAAGCCGCGGAATACTCTATGCGCCTGACTACGTCATCAATGCTGGTGGCTTGATTTATGTCGCACTCAAGCACCGTGGCGAAGACCTGGGCGTTATCACTGCCCATCTCGCGCGTATTCCCTCGCGCCTGACCGAGGTGTTTGCTCATGCCCAGGCAGAAAAGCGCTCGCCGGCGCGGGTGGCGCAGATGCTTGCTGAACGCTTGATCTATAGCTGA
- a CDS encoding YebG family protein, producing the protein MAVEVVYRSSRDLERLFMDKAEADRHDKMLELAELLAEVLKKAVPSLSEQQVEDAGIYMAKNRDVFAKAFKSQPDALSELLAETASE; encoded by the coding sequence ATGGCCGTCGAAGTGGTATACCGCAGCAGCCGCGATCTGGAGCGCTTGTTCATGGATAAAGCCGAAGCTGACCGTCACGACAAGATGCTCGAACTGGCCGAGCTGCTCGCCGAGGTCCTGAAGAAAGCCGTACCGTCGCTCAGTGAACAACAAGTCGAAGATGCCGGCATCTATATGGCCAAGAACCGCGACGTGTTCGCCAAAGCGTTCAAGAGCCAGCCCGACGCCTTGTCCGAGCTGCTCGCTGAGACAGCGAGCGAATAA
- the maiA gene encoding maleylacetoacetate isomerase — translation MELFNYYRSTSSYRVRIALALKQLEYQYVPVNLLKGEQYDEHFLSLNPQGRVPALRIDSGEVLVQSPAIIEYLEEVYPQPALLPEEPVLRAQVRSVAALIGCDVHPLHNVSVLKQLRAMGHDEDQVNQWIAHWISQGLAAVEQLIGDEGFCFGDEPGLADVYLIPQLYAAERFKISLSDCPRIRRVAALAREHSAFVLAHPDRQADTPG, via the coding sequence ATGGAGCTGTTCAATTACTACCGTTCAACCTCGTCCTACCGGGTGAGGATTGCCCTGGCGCTCAAGCAGCTTGAGTACCAGTACGTGCCGGTCAACCTGCTCAAGGGCGAGCAGTATGATGAGCACTTCCTGAGTCTCAATCCCCAGGGGCGGGTGCCGGCCTTGAGGATCGACTCCGGTGAGGTGCTGGTGCAATCACCGGCAATCATCGAGTACCTGGAGGAGGTTTATCCACAGCCGGCACTGTTGCCCGAAGAGCCTGTGTTGCGGGCTCAGGTGCGCAGTGTGGCGGCGCTCATTGGTTGCGATGTGCACCCGTTGCACAACGTCAGTGTGCTCAAGCAACTGCGTGCAATGGGGCACGACGAAGACCAGGTGAACCAGTGGATAGCCCATTGGATCAGCCAAGGCCTGGCGGCAGTTGAGCAACTGATTGGTGATGAGGGGTTCTGTTTTGGCGACGAGCCGGGGTTGGCAGATGTCTATCTGATCCCCCAACTGTATGCGGCCGAGCGTTTCAAGATCAGCCTCAGCGACTGTCCGCGGATCCGCCGGGTCGCCGCATTGGCGCGGGAGCATTCGGCGTTTGTCCTGGCGCATCCGGACCGCCAGGCTGACACCCCTGGTTAA
- the alaC gene encoding alanine transaminase, with protein sequence MADQGSPRRFARIDRLPPYVFNITAELKMAARRRGEDIIDLSMGNPDGATPPHIVEKLVQVAQREDTHGYSTSRGIPRLRRAISRWYKDRYEVEIDPESEAIVTIGSKEGLAHLMLATLDHGDTVLVPNPSYPIHIYGAVIAGAQVRSVPLVPGVDFFNELERAIRESIPKPKMMILGFPSNPTAQCVELDFFERVVALAKQYDVLVIHDLAYADIVYDGWKAPSIMQVPGAKDIAVEFFTLSKSYNMAGWRIGFMVGNPELVSALARIKSYHDYGTFTPLQVAAIAALEGDQQCVRDIAEQYRQRRNVLVKGLHELGWMVENPKASMYVWAKIPEEYAHLGSLEFAKKLLAEAKVCVSPGIGFGDYGDDHVRFALIENQDRIRQAVRGIRQMFRADGVGKAQK encoded by the coding sequence ATGGCTGACCAAGGTTCGCCGCGCCGCTTTGCGCGCATAGATCGTCTCCCACCTTACGTCTTCAATATCACCGCCGAACTCAAGATGGCTGCACGCCGTCGTGGCGAGGACATCATCGACCTGAGCATGGGCAACCCCGACGGGGCAACGCCACCGCACATCGTCGAAAAACTGGTGCAGGTCGCCCAGCGTGAAGACACTCATGGCTACTCGACATCCCGTGGCATTCCTCGCCTGCGCCGGGCGATTTCGCGGTGGTACAAAGACCGCTACGAGGTCGAGATCGACCCGGAAAGCGAAGCCATCGTTACCATTGGTTCCAAGGAAGGCCTGGCTCACCTGATGCTTGCCACCCTGGATCATGGCGACACCGTGTTGGTACCCAACCCCAGCTATCCGATTCATATCTACGGTGCCGTGATTGCCGGTGCCCAGGTGCGTTCGGTGCCGCTGGTGCCGGGTGTGGACTTCTTCAACGAGCTTGAGCGGGCGATCCGCGAGTCGATCCCCAAGCCGAAGATGATGATTCTTGGCTTCCCCTCGAACCCGACGGCGCAGTGCGTCGAGCTGGATTTCTTCGAGCGTGTTGTGGCACTGGCCAAGCAGTACGATGTGTTGGTCATCCACGATTTGGCCTACGCCGACATCGTTTACGACGGTTGGAAGGCGCCTTCGATCATGCAGGTGCCAGGTGCCAAAGACATCGCGGTGGAGTTCTTCACCCTGTCCAAGAGTTACAACATGGCTGGCTGGCGTATCGGTTTTATGGTCGGCAACCCAGAGCTGGTCAGCGCCCTGGCGCGGATCAAGAGCTATCACGACTACGGCACCTTCACCCCGCTGCAAGTAGCCGCTATTGCTGCCTTGGAAGGCGATCAGCAATGTGTGCGCGATATCGCCGAGCAATACCGACAGCGCCGCAACGTGCTGGTCAAAGGCTTGCACGAGCTGGGCTGGATGGTCGAGAACCCCAAGGCGTCGATGTACGTCTGGGCGAAAATACCCGAAGAATACGCGCACCTGGGTTCGCTGGAGTTCGCCAAGAAGCTGCTGGCCGAGGCCAAGGTCTGTGTATCGCCGGGGATCGGTTTCGGCGACTACGGTGACGACCATGTGCGTTTTGCCCTGATCGAGAACCAGGACCGCATCCGCCAGGCCGTGCGCGGTATCCGCCAGATGTTCCGGGCTGATGGGGTAGGTAAGGCGCAGAAGTAA
- a CDS encoding disulfide bond formation protein B codes for MNEQTSRLNRERRFLVLLGVICLAMIGGALYMQVVLGEAPCPLCILQRYALLLIAVFAFIGAAMPGRRGLTLLEGLVVLSAIGGIAAAGNHVYILANPAISCGIDTLQPIVDGLPLASVLPLVFQVDGFCSTPYPPVLGLSLAQWALLAFILTAVLVPLGIYRNRRKA; via the coding sequence ATGAACGAGCAAACATCGCGCCTGAACCGGGAACGGCGCTTTCTGGTCCTGCTTGGAGTGATCTGCCTGGCCATGATCGGCGGTGCGCTGTATATGCAGGTGGTACTCGGCGAGGCACCCTGCCCGCTGTGTATCCTGCAACGCTATGCACTGCTGCTGATTGCCGTGTTCGCGTTCATCGGTGCTGCCATGCCCGGGCGTCGCGGCCTGACCCTGCTTGAAGGCCTGGTGGTACTCAGTGCCATCGGTGGGATCGCCGCCGCTGGCAATCATGTGTATATCCTCGCCAACCCTGCGATCAGCTGCGGTATCGATACCCTGCAACCGATCGTCGATGGCTTGCCGTTGGCGTCGGTGCTGCCGCTGGTGTTCCAGGTAGATGGATTCTGTTCCACGCCTTATCCGCCGGTGCTGGGGCTTTCACTGGCGCAATGGGCATTGTTGGCGTTCATCCTGACCGCCGTTCTGGTTCCTTTGGGCATCTACCGCAACCGCCGTAAGGCTTAG